One segment of Massilia sp. Se16.2.3 DNA contains the following:
- a CDS encoding hydrolase 1, exosortase A system-associated translates to MKLEQRALRFPSGGNALIGIVDVPERPLARGMLLLHDSLQYRAGSHRQFTLLSRLLAARGVAVMRFDRGASGDSAGGADAGALEERADVSAAMKEFFTHVPEMKESVIPATGDAAACALGYAASDARITGLALLEPEWDAASPGAAPASKPPYSAADRLFRRAAAFRHAATRARAPAEPAPPAASVLDGALRDYEGQVLVVGSSRAGRRAGACPHPPCRTDGQRAAPAPQRLARRRRLCLRKLADVLVARHPAHAG, encoded by the coding sequence CGACGTGCCGGAACGCCCGCTGGCGCGCGGGATGCTGCTGCTCCACGACAGCCTGCAGTACCGGGCTGGCAGCCATCGCCAGTTCACCCTGCTGTCGCGGCTGCTGGCCGCACGCGGCGTAGCCGTGATGCGCTTCGATCGCGGCGCCAGCGGCGACAGCGCCGGGGGAGCCGATGCCGGCGCACTGGAAGAGCGCGCCGACGTGTCGGCGGCAATGAAAGAATTTTTCACGCATGTGCCGGAGATGAAAGAATCTGTCATCCCGGCGACGGGCGACGCGGCTGCCTGCGCGCTCGGCTACGCCGCGAGCGATGCCCGGATCACCGGCCTGGCCCTGCTCGAGCCGGAATGGGATGCCGCATCGCCCGGTGCGGCGCCTGCGTCCAAGCCGCCCTATTCCGCCGCCGACCGCCTGTTTCGCCGCGCCGCCGCCTTTCGCCATGCCGCCACCCGCGCCCGTGCGCCGGCAGAGCCCGCGCCGCCCGCTGCTTCCGTGCTCGACGGGGCGCTGCGCGACTACGAAGGCCAGGTGCTCGTCGTCGGCAGCTCCCGCGCCGGCCGGCGAGCCGGCGCGTGCCCGCACCCGCCATGTCGAACTGACGGGCAGCGAGCTGCGCCTGCGCCGCAGCGCCTGGCGCGACGCCGTCGCCTTTGCCTGCGCAAGCTGGCTGACGTCCTGGTAGCGCGCCATCCCGCCCACGCGGGATAA
- a CDS encoding NAD-dependent protein deacetylase translates to MAEGFTQHDGAVQLADFLERHPKTLVLTGAGLSTASGIPDYRDRDGVRRGKLPIQGPEFRRSQAVQRRYWARSMVGWPTLAKACPNAGHAALAALEAAGRIGSLLTQNVDGLHQQAGSHAVLELHGNIHSVICLDCGARMPRAFVQTQLVETNPALAGAMARPLPDGDAQLEPGALEGFQLPRCDHCGGTLMPDVVFFGDNVPAARTALAVAQMEAADALLVVGSSLMVFSGFRFCRMARAAGKPIAAVNLGITRADELLSLKIEESAERLLPAAATLLGADAAPVPIDLIKERGIL, encoded by the coding sequence ATGGCTGAAGGATTCACGCAACACGACGGGGCGGTGCAACTTGCCGATTTCCTCGAACGCCATCCGAAAACGCTCGTGCTGACCGGCGCGGGTTTGTCGACGGCATCTGGCATTCCCGACTACCGCGATCGCGATGGCGTACGGCGCGGCAAGCTCCCGATCCAGGGACCCGAATTCCGGCGCTCGCAAGCGGTCCAGCGGCGCTACTGGGCCCGCAGCATGGTCGGCTGGCCGACCCTGGCCAAGGCTTGCCCGAATGCCGGGCACGCAGCGCTGGCTGCGCTGGAAGCGGCGGGACGCATCGGTTCGCTCCTGACGCAGAACGTCGACGGCTTGCACCAGCAGGCCGGCAGCCACGCCGTGCTCGAGCTGCATGGCAACATCCACTCGGTCATCTGTCTCGACTGCGGGGCCCGCATGCCGCGCGCCTTCGTACAGACCCAGCTGGTGGAGACGAACCCGGCGCTTGCCGGCGCGATGGCGAGGCCCTTGCCCGACGGCGACGCCCAGCTGGAACCCGGCGCGCTCGAAGGTTTCCAGCTGCCCCGGTGCGATCACTGTGGCGGCACCCTGATGCCGGACGTCGTCTTTTTTGGTGACAACGTTCCGGCGGCACGCACAGCGCTCGCCGTGGCGCAAATGGAGGCGGCCGATGCGCTGCTGGTGGTGGGTTCGTCGCTGATGGTGTTTTCCGGTTTCCGCTTCTGCCGCATGGCACGCGCCGCCGGCAAGCCCATCGCCGCCGTGAACCTCGGCATCACCCGTGCCGACGAACTGCTGAGCCTGAAAATCGAGGAATCGGCCGAAAGGCTGCTGCCCGCGGCGGCAACCCTGCTGGGCGCCGACGCGGCGCCGGTTCCCATCGACCTCATCAAGGAAAGGGGAATACTTTGA